DNA sequence from the Streptomyces canus genome:
ATCTCCTCGGCCCGTGCGCAAGCCGGGCAGGGTTCGCCGCAGAGTCCTGTCCCGCGGGTGCACCTCCCGGCGGGCGATCCGCCGGTCGATGGCCGACTTGGAACGGGTAGAGGCCTCGGAGTCCGGCGGCGTCATCCGCTTCACCAGGCCGGGACCAGGCTGGACGACCTGTGCTCGACCCGGCGCGAGGGCCGGATACGGCGAGGCCGTGACGGTCGCGATCAGACTTCCGGACGCCGATGTCGAGGCGTTCCGGGCCTGGCTCGCCGCCATCACGGCCGAGACGGCCACGTTCGAGCTCGGGATAGGGGCGTACGGGGCCGCGTGACGACCCCGATTGCCGGTGAAGCGATACGGGAAAAGCAGCTCGTGCGAGTGCTCCGCGCCTGCGGAGCCGGAACGGAATGCCGCGACCGGCCCCCTGTCGACCGCTGTCCGTGAACCCGGCTCGGCGCCGTGAAATGAGTACTACTTATTCGAAGGCGTCAGCTTCGCTGGGTAAGTGGGGCGGGCGCGCGGTAAGCAGGCCGTTCGCCGCAGCCGATCGCGCTTCCGCCTGGGTGTCTCTTCGTTGCGGTGGTGCGCACGGCGCCGAGCCTTGATGCGTCCGCATGTCATCGATGGTGCTCCAGTGAAAAATCAGTATGTCTATCGCCTTGACTGGGGTGCCGCAATGCATCGATAAATGCAACTCATAAGCAGACGGGGTATGGAGGAGGGACAGCACAGATGAGACCCATGCGCATCGGCGCGGGGACGGTCAAGGCGCTCGCAGCGGCAACTGTCGTCTTCGCGGCACTACTGCCCGTTCAACCCGCCTACGCGGCCACGACGAACTTCTACGTCGACCCTGTCAACGGCAGTGACGGCAACTCGGGAACCAGCACCGGCGCGGCGTTCAAGACCATCCAGGCCGCCGAGACCGCGGTCCGAGCCGCCAACGCGAACATGACCGACGACATCGTCGTGAACCTGCGCGGAGGCACCTACCCCCTCACCGCCCCGATCAGCTTCGGCACCAGTGACTCGGGCACCAACGGCCACACGGTCGTCTACCAGGCGTACAACGGTGAGACGCCCGTGATCACCAGTGGCAAGGCCGTCACCGGCTGGACCGCGGCTGCCAACGGGGAGTACAAGGCGTCCGTGGGCACCCTCAACTTCCGGCAGTTGTACGTCAACGGGGTCCGCGCCACCCGATCCCGCTTCCCCGACGTCGGCTCGGACTTCCAGCTGCAAAGCAGTGACCGTCCCAACAAGCTGCTGAAGGTGCTCAGTTCGCAGGTCTCCAACTGGGACCACCTCAACCAGGTCGAGATGATGCTCGAGACGTCGTGGGGCGAGAGCTTCCTGCGGCTGAAGTCGATCAGCTCCAGCAACGGCACCGCCAACGTGTCGATCCAGGACCACGAGGCAGGCATCCTCTTCCAGCGCCCCTTCCCGTGGCTCGGCGACGGCTCTCCCCTGCACTTCGAGAACGCCCACGAGTTCCTCAACGAGCCGGGCGAGTTCTACGTCGACACGGCCGCGCAGACCGTCTACTACAAACCCCGTCCCGGCGAGGACATGTCCACGGCCACCGTGCGGGCGCCGACGCTCAAGACCCTTGTCGACATCAAGGGCACGAACCTCGGCAGCCCCGTCCACGACCTGCGCTTCTCCGGGATCACCTTCACCCAGACCACCTGGATGGAGGCGACCGACAACGGCTACCTCAACGCCCAGGGCGGCAACTACAACATCTCGGCCGACAACTCCAACAACCAGTACGTCGACCGTCCGCCGGCCGGCGTCCAGGCCTCCTACGCCGACCGCCTCGCCTTCACCGGCAACACCTTCACCCAGATGGGTGCCAGCGCCCTCGACCTGCACCACGGCGTGCACGACAGCAGCGTGACCGGCAACCTGATCCGCGACATCTCCGGCAACGGAATCATGGTCGGCAAGTTCTCCGACCCGACCGTGGAGTACCACACCGTCTACAACCCGCCCGCCTCACCGCCCGGTGAGGACGCCCGGGAGGTGGTCAAGAACGTCACCGTCAAGAACAACCTCATCACCCGGATCGGGGAGGACTACCTGGGAACCGCGGGCATCAACGCGGGCTTCGTCAACAGCACCACCATCGACCACAACGACATCTCCGACACTCCGTGGGCCGGCATCTCGCTCGGCTGGGGCTGGCAGTCGGCGGCCAACGCCGAAGGCAACAACAGCGTCAGCTACAACCGCATCGGCAACGTGATGAACCGGCTGTGCGACTCCGCCGGTATCTACCACCTCTCGAACGACCCGGGCACGGTCATCAACGGCAACTACGTCCACGACGCGATACGAGTGCCGTCCGCCTGCGGCAACGCCGTGCACGGCGTCTACCTGGACGAGGGGTCGGACAACATGACCCTTTCGAACAACGTGCTCTCGCGCACCGACGGCTTCATCAACCAGAACCACAACGGCTCCAACGTCACGCTCACCAACAACACGACGTCCGGCGACTCGGTGATCAAGGCCTCCGGTCTTGAGTCCGCCTACCAGGGGCTGGCGACGAAGCTCAACCTCGCCTACAACAAGTCGGTGTCCTCCTCGTCGGTCTACGATTCCGGCACGCCGGCCGCGAACGCCGTCGACAACAACAACTCGACCGGCTGGTCGCCCACCGGAAGTGACTCCTCGGCGTGGTGGCAGGTCGACCTGGGGCAGGCCTACCAGCTGGGACAGTTCTCACTGACGACCCGCCAGAACCTGGACCAGTCCGAGACCCGCGGCAACTTCGAGATCCGGGCCTCCAACGACCCGTCCTTCGGCAGCTACACCGTCCTGGGACGTCAGACGGACACCCTGCCGCTCGCCGCGACGCTCACGAGCAACGTCGACGTCCGCCAGCAGTTCCGCTACGTGCGGGTCGCCAAGACCGACGGCGCGTACTTCTACATCACGGACTTCAGTGTGCAGCGGGCCGACGGGGCGCTGGAGGACTCGACCGGTACGCCGACCATCAGCCCGTCGACGTTCTACACGATCAAGAACGTCAACAGCAGTCAGATGATGGACGTCTACGGATGGTCCACCGCCGACGGCGGCAGCGTCGTCCAGTGGCCGAGCACCGGTGGCGCCAACCAGCAGTGGACCATCGTTCCGGTCACCGGGCAGCTCTACAAGATCGTGAACAGGAACAGCGGCAAGGCCCTCGAGATGAACTTCTCCAGCCACTGGAAGGGGACCGCGGCGCAGCAGGGAACCTACGGCGGTGGCAACAACCAGCTGTGGTACTTCGAGCCGACCAGCGGCGGATACCTCATCCGCAACTTCGAGAGCAAGCAGATCCTGCAGGTGAACAACGCCTCGACGACGAACGGAGCCGCCACCGAACAGTGGATGCCCCTGAACCAGTCCAACCAGGCTTGGACGATCCAGTGACAGGGTGACCGACGCAGGGCCGCAGGCGGTGAGGCCGGAAAGCGATCGCTTTCCGGCCTCACCCATGCCCCTCAGACCGTGCACTGGGCGCCGCCGAGGGGGCGGAGGCCCTGGTCAACGACCTGGGCGCCGGCCTCAAGGCACTGCGGAAAGGGCCGGTGCCGGCTCGCGATTCGCCGGCACCGGCCCTCAGATCCTTCGCCTCCCCGGTCCGCAACCAGCAGCACACCGACGCGGCTGAGCGGGGAGTGCGGCCCGTGGCGCGGAGGGAATCAGTCCACGTTCACCGCCTGCCACAACTGGCTGTCGGCGTTCGTGTCCGTCGTCTGCACGAGCTGAGCGCCTGCTGTCGTCGACGAGCCGGACACCGAGAGCAGCTTGCCGCTGTTCACATTCTTGATCTTGTAGTAGCCGTTTCCGGCGGCGACCAGCGTCCAGTGCTGGTTAGCACCGTTCTTGTCGGTCCACTGGATGACGGCCGCGCCGTCCGCGGTGGACGCTTGGTAGACGTCCAGCAGCTTGCCGCTGTTCTGGTTGATGATCTTGAAACTGCCGTCACCCACCGCAACGAACCGCCAGTGCTGATTCTGGGCGCCGCTGTCGTTCCACTGGATGGCGTTCGCTCCGTCGGAGGTGGATCCACCTGTGATGTCGATCGCCATGCCGCTGTTCTTGTCCAGGAGCTTGTAGAACGCGTTGGTGGCGGGGAAGGAGATGCCCGCGAAGGCGTCCAGCGCACAGACGGTGTTGGAAGATGCCGCGTTCTTCGTTCCGGTGCACACGACCTTGATCGTGTGGGGACCCGCGGCGAGATCCGTCTTCTCGAACAGCGACACCTGCTTCGTCACCGTCGAGGCATAGGCGTCGACGCCCGACTGCGCCAGGGCTCCGTCGATGTAGACGTCGACCTTGCCCATGTTCGGTTGCTTCATGCCGAGATACCGGACGCCCGAGCCGGTGAACGAGTACTGGACGTTGTCGCCCGCCCTGTTCGTGTAGTGCTCGGATCCCTTGAAGTCCTGCGAGTCGTTCCAGGTCGACCAGCCGGAGGAGTAGGTGAGGCCGGAGTCCTTGTCGTCGACGTAGCCCCATCGCTGGCGTACGAGCGACTTGGATTCGGCGGACGCGTTCCCCTGGGCGTCCACGACGTAGAGGCGGTAGTCGCCGGCCATCGGCGGGACACTGATGGTCGTCGCGGTTCCGGCTGCCTTCGTCATGGTGGGGCCGACGGTGAACGTCGTCGTACCGGAGGGAGCCAGCCAGAGAGTCCTGGTCGCGTCACCGATGCTGCGGAGGGGGATGGACGACACGCCCTTGCCGGTGAACGTGCTCGCGGGCAGGGCGTAGTCCTGCAGGCCCAGGCTGCTCTGGGGGACGAGGTCCTTGTAGGCGTCCTCCAGACCGGAGTTCACGGCGATGGCGTACGCCTGGGACGGCCACACGCCGTCCGCGTACGCGCGCACGTCCTCGATGGTGCTGTTCGGGACGTTCTTGTCGTTGATCTTGTTGACGGTGCCGTAGGTGTGGGTGATGCTCAGGTCGTGCTGCTTGCCCCACGTGCCGGAGTTGATGGCGAAGGCGACATTCGGGTCAAGGTCGAGCACGTTGTCGTGGAAGTTGATGTAGGCGGAGCCTTCATCGGGGTGGAGTCCGTACTTGTGGCCGGCCGGAACGCCCTGGATGTAGTTGTTGCTGATCTCGGTTCCCGGCTGGCTGCCCAGGTCGTAGATGGGAGCGGAGTCGCCGAGGACCTGCATCGTGTCGACGATCTGGTTGTAGCTGATGGTGTTGTTCTTCGCCGTGGTGGTCGGCACACCCGGCCGGATCGAGTTCGACGAACCATCGAAGTTCCACCATCCCCAGCCGAGGGTGATGCCCGCCCACGGGGACTTCTCGATCCGGTTGTGCCGCACGGACAGGGAATCGGTGAAGTACGCCGACACGGCGCTGGACCCCTGGAACAGCACCGCGCTGTCGTAGAGGTAGTTGTCCGTGATCGAGATGTTCTTGCAGACTCCCTCGACGTTCACCGGGTACTTCTCGTGGTTGGTCGAGGTGTAGTCCCCGATGTACACGTGCTGGGGGTGTCCCACCGTGATGGCGGATCCGGCTATGTCATTCGTGATGTTGCCGGTCAGTTGCGAGTCCGTCACGTCGTTGACCATGTTGATTCCGTCGGCGCCGGTGTGCTGCACCGTGTTGCGCTGGAGGCTGATCCCGTCGGCGTTCTCGATCTGGATGATCCCCGGCGGCAGGTCGACGTTGCGGTAGGTGTACGCGTGGAAGTTCTTCCTCGCGTACACGGTCGAGATGGCGTTGCCCTGCTGGCCCTGCCGGAAGACGGAGCCCGCGACATTGACCAGGTTCCAGTCGGAGTGCTCGACCGTGAGCCCGGAGAAGGTGATGTTCCGCGCGTGGTCGGTCGTGGAGGTGCCGGCGACCTTGATGAGGGTGGACACGTTGTTCGGCGCGAAGACCTGCGCCGATGTCATGTCCTCGGAGCTGGACTTGTAGTAGTACAGCGTGTGGTTCGTCTTGTCGAAGTAGAACTCGCCGGGCTGGTCCAGGAACTCGTACGCGTTCATGAAGGTGGGGGTGCC
Encoded proteins:
- a CDS encoding DUF1949 domain-containing protein produces the protein MADLERVEASESGGVIRFTRPGPGWTTCARPGARAGYGEAVTVAIRLPDADVEAFRAWLAAITAETATFELGIGAYGAA
- a CDS encoding RICIN domain-containing protein → MRPMRIGAGTVKALAAATVVFAALLPVQPAYAATTNFYVDPVNGSDGNSGTSTGAAFKTIQAAETAVRAANANMTDDIVVNLRGGTYPLTAPISFGTSDSGTNGHTVVYQAYNGETPVITSGKAVTGWTAAANGEYKASVGTLNFRQLYVNGVRATRSRFPDVGSDFQLQSSDRPNKLLKVLSSQVSNWDHLNQVEMMLETSWGESFLRLKSISSSNGTANVSIQDHEAGILFQRPFPWLGDGSPLHFENAHEFLNEPGEFYVDTAAQTVYYKPRPGEDMSTATVRAPTLKTLVDIKGTNLGSPVHDLRFSGITFTQTTWMEATDNGYLNAQGGNYNISADNSNNQYVDRPPAGVQASYADRLAFTGNTFTQMGASALDLHHGVHDSSVTGNLIRDISGNGIMVGKFSDPTVEYHTVYNPPASPPGEDAREVVKNVTVKNNLITRIGEDYLGTAGINAGFVNSTTIDHNDISDTPWAGISLGWGWQSAANAEGNNSVSYNRIGNVMNRLCDSAGIYHLSNDPGTVINGNYVHDAIRVPSACGNAVHGVYLDEGSDNMTLSNNVLSRTDGFINQNHNGSNVTLTNNTTSGDSVIKASGLESAYQGLATKLNLAYNKSVSSSSVYDSGTPAANAVDNNNSTGWSPTGSDSSAWWQVDLGQAYQLGQFSLTTRQNLDQSETRGNFEIRASNDPSFGSYTVLGRQTDTLPLAATLTSNVDVRQQFRYVRVAKTDGAYFYITDFSVQRADGALEDSTGTPTISPSTFYTIKNVNSSQMMDVYGWSTADGGSVVQWPSTGGANQQWTIVPVTGQLYKIVNRNSGKALEMNFSSHWKGTAAQQGTYGGGNNQLWYFEPTSGGYLIRNFESKQILQVNNASTTNGAATEQWMPLNQSNQAWTIQ
- a CDS encoding RICIN domain-containing protein — its product is MRPATSAIRKLSAVLAMALPAVLLTSLTTPTPASAATQATYYVAPGGNDANAGTITAPFKTLQHARDVVRTVNSNMTGDINVFLRGGNYPVSSTINFTSADSGTNGHHVVYAAYQGEKPVLNGGVQVTGWTQHSGNIWKAPLNRDNKLRALYVNNKRAQMASKTIPSAGCYGTYTITAGQAPWAWESGSQCDGAKYSLSDLPAVAANQDDVEIRYPTTWTTSIVGVRQITTSSDGAHRVALFQQPGAAIAQGPPNGNFAAAGGTPTFMNAYEFLDQPGEFYFDKTNHTLYYYKSSSEDMTSAQVFAPNNVSTLIKVAGTSTTDHARNITFSGLTVEHSDWNLVNVAGSVFRQGQQGNAISTVYARKNFHAYTYRNVDLPPGIIQIENADGISLQRNTVQHTGADGINMVNDVTDSQLTGNITNDIAGSAITVGHPQHVYIGDYTSTNHEKYPVNVEGVCKNISITDNYLYDSAVLFQGSSAVSAYFTDSLSVRHNRIEKSPWAGITLGWGWWNFDGSSNSIRPGVPTTTAKNNTISYNQIVDTMQVLGDSAPIYDLGSQPGTEISNNYIQGVPAGHKYGLHPDEGSAYINFHDNVLDLDPNVAFAINSGTWGKQHDLSITHTYGTVNKINDKNVPNSTIEDVRAYADGVWPSQAYAIAVNSGLEDAYKDLVPQSSLGLQDYALPASTFTGKGVSSIPLRSIGDATRTLWLAPSGTTTFTVGPTMTKAAGTATTISVPPMAGDYRLYVVDAQGNASAESKSLVRQRWGYVDDKDSGLTYSSGWSTWNDSQDFKGSEHYTNRAGDNVQYSFTGSGVRYLGMKQPNMGKVDVYIDGALAQSGVDAYASTVTKQVSLFEKTDLAAGPHTIKVVCTGTKNAASSNTVCALDAFAGISFPATNAFYKLLDKNSGMAIDITGGSTSDGANAIQWNDSGAQNQHWRFVAVGDGSFKIINQNSGKLLDVYQASTADGAAVIQWTDKNGANQHWTLVAAGNGYYKIKNVNSGKLLSVSGSSTTAGAQLVQTTDTNADSQLWQAVNVD